The genome window ATATATTTCAGTacaatgtaaacatttataaatatatttattataaaaatttgtattacaaaaatatagtttgatatataaaatactgACAAAATTGAGTCTTCAttacactttataattttgcgcaGTTCCACTTCCATATATAGCGTCCCATTCAACATAGGCTGTTAAACTAGATTCGGATACACTTGGACGTACATAAATTAATGCTTCTTTGAAATCATCGACCGTTATTTGTCTAACATCTTCTTtcctaatattttctaattgacTAAATGGAATACTTCTTATTGGTCCCATGCTAGCTTCCTTACATAAATTAGACATATCCGCTCCGGAATATCCTTTTGATTGTTCAGCCACATCATTAACTTCTTCTTCCGTGAGATTGTGAGGAACTGTTATTAGTAAGTTATTTATGATTTGTTTACGAGCTTGAAATTCTGGCAGAGGAACATAGAGTCGTTTAACGAGCCGTCTACGAGCTGCCTCATCCAATTCATGAGGTCTATTCGTCGCTCCGACAATTAAAATACGATCCTCGTCTGCGGTGGCAGCTCCATCTAATTGTACcaaaaattcagttttcagtCTTCTAGAGCTTTCATGTTCGGTTTCAGATCTTTGAGTGAGCAAAGAATCTATTTCGTCCACAAAGATAACTGATGGCTGATAAACTCTGGCAACAGCAAACAATGCTCTGACCATTTTCTCCCCTTCCCCTATCCACTTTGAAGTCAATGAGCTTgcagaaattgaaaagaatgtTGACTTACTTTGAGATGCTATACATTTTCCTATAAGTGTTTTGCCAGTACCTGGAGGTCCAAACAACAAAATTCCTTTGGGGGGTCTACGTAAACCAGTAAAGATATCAGGCCTCAACATAGGATATACAACTActtctttaatgatttttttcgCATATTGTAAGCCAGCAATATCATCCCAAGAAATGGTAGTTTTAGAGtccattatttcatttcttatcaATTCAATCATTTTTGGTTCTATGTTCTTCAATCTTTCATCCTCCACCTCCATTGTCTCAGCATCATTGTTATACATGTTATCATGAGATTGCAtcgccttttctttttcttttttgaaagGACATACAAATTGGGAATTAACAGTTGCTTTACCGCCTAAGGTCTTTTTCTGCCCTGGCTTATTGGCTTTCATCTGCTGTACTGTTAATTCATCCCTAGCTGTTTTGAAGCAGTTTACTTTAGATTTACATACTTCAGAATCTTTTTTATCATTCCGAACAAAAGCATGTGATTTTGATTTTACATTGTTCTTGTAAGTACCTGGCTGTTCATAATTATTCTTGGATGCATTATAAGTGTTTTCTCTTACAAATTTAGATTGTGTTTTAAGTTCAAACTTGGATCGTTGATGAGGTGCAAAGTTTTGTACTTCCTGATTTATTGAACAAGACTTAGATTCTTGTCTTTTATAAGTTActtgggtagcattattttcTTCTGCAGAATTACTTGATGAGAATGAAGTTCGTTCTACATCGTATTGACTATTATCATCTAGTCTGCTTCTATTGTCAACATTCATACTAGAACTAAGGTTAAATTTAGTGGGTGCACTAACTTTCCTATTTCGTACcaagaattctttatttttccaggtatttactataatttctatatgtcTATCATTGAATATCCTCCCATTACACAACATTGTATTGTCATTTTGACAAGGTAAAGGTTTCACACAATCAAGTGCTGTCTGTATATCATTTAATCCAGATTTCCATTTTTGTGGATTATTACTGATTTTAGGTGCCTGTACCTTAAACTGTTTCCAATAATTGTTAATACCATTTTTGTTCTCCATTAGAGTTTGATAACTTTCCAAACCTCTTCGAAGTAAACATGCTGCCATATCTTCAGATtcactgaaaaatataatatttttatatatttttcccttTAAACATTATGATGTATGTTAAATCTagattacttattattatatcattatgcCAATACAAAACTTACAATTGTTTTGCAGTCAAATACTTTGTAGCAAGACATCTACGTTCAAGATCTGCAACTTCTGTGTCATCTTTGTCAGTttgagaaaatttcaaaatgtgatATGCTGCcaaaaaattacttttctctTTACTAACTACTGCTTCAGCTGTAGCCATAATGTCAAAAGGAACCTTAAATTCtactaattaaaaaaattgtattcataTTAACAGTAGGATTGTATATATCATATAAttcattcaaaaattttaaagatTCATATCTCTGTTATGCATCAAATATAAGAGTAActaatcatttatatttcaaataaattttttagaaaattcaataaaataaattaatagttcTGATATAGTATAAAATAGAGTCTGTcatataatacaaatacaatGTCCCTAAAATGTCAATACCATTTAAATATCCACTACTGATAAATATAAGTAGTAACCATAGACAAGGTAGAACAATACCTGTATAACTGAATAGCTTGTAGATTTTTACAGCTTAAACGAACTGCTATACTGACCCAAAAATCTGCTTATAGCGTCTTCTCTTATGTactgaaaacaatttaaactttTCATTACAATCTTTTTTTACACGACCAGTATTTCAGACTATCGGACTATCTATTCTATTTCTCGTCAGTGATTAGACTATTTTTGACAGTATTAGTATTTcaaaatagtaaatagtaactTCACAAACGAAGTATAGGATAGACAtaacatgcaatgtaaaattttgttacacgCTCTCGAGGGTACTAGTACCCTTTACCATTTTCATGTCACACCCTATCGTATCGACTAAGGCTGGTTTTGCATGGTAGCGCTATAAGTGATAGGAATGAGAATCAAAAGTACTGAACAAAAAATGCGTACTTAGGTATAATAATAAGTGCAAATTTAATCAACAAATTGtcaaaattattatgaataacaCGTACGTAACGAATCGAAACGAATAATTTGTTCTAAAGCCAGAAAGAAGAAATTGTAAATAGCGAAAATAAgcgaaatattttgaatgtacCTTTCATGGTTAACACGTATTGGAAACTTTCACCTGCTTGAGCAGAGGAGTCCAATTGGACGAGGCTCAAGTAAGCATTCTGCCCACAAATAGTGTGCACAGTATTTCCCTTCAACCGACATGGCGTCACATCTTTTGTTACGTCATATGTttacatgttttatatattccatGTAGGCGTTAGGTACATATGCTGAAGATTTCTACAGGGCCACTTACATGTGAAACCGTCTTCTGTGTACACTGAACATAGTGGCGAGCCTTTTACGGTTCTCCGTGTTAAAAGACAATGTCGAGAATTCTTGGATATTCATTGAGGTTCGAATTTGAAATTTCCTATATGTATTAAAGAGGCCACAGCAAAATGGGAAGTTACGCGAGTAGAATTGCATCTATGTCAAACAATGCCGTGCATTCAATGTACCGAGGTCGTAAACGAAAGTGCATCGAGGAGGATGACTTTGATTCTGAATCAGATTACATCGATCGCACGTTGCAAACGCCGAAAAAGTATGTCCACaacaatgtaaaaattagtTAATTCTTTCCACGGTGACTTTACGCAACGTACCGCCGCCTATTCAACGTTTACATCACCGAGAAAAATAACATGCATTGATAACAACACATTATCAATatgtttctatttatatatatttttttatatattgttatcattaattcattttgtacatttttagaagaaaattgtTGACAACAGcacaatacatatataaaactttatttcaagAAGAAAAAGGCAGTGATATAACTGTGCTCATGTTGGGCAAAGCATGGAGATTACATAAAGTTTATATTAGTCAGGTAAAATCATTGGGTCAATGCTTTCTTTGTATATAATGCTATTCAACGAGTCACGTTGTTATCAGGACTGGTGATTGCTTTGGAATTCAATTCATTCAGAtatgtaatgttttattatattttgtttgagttcttatatgtaaatatttatacgtatttaatttattagattTCTGTATTCTCTTTTGTGATTTTGTATTGCTTCTatcatatttacatttaattctcttacttgttaatatttctttaatataaaaagaaataagaatttatatacatagattacatatttttatatttaaacaaggACAATATTATGTGTCATTCAAAACTATTTAACCCTAGTAGCAACATGTTTcagtgaattttataattttttttacagtatatatgtataaaatatgttttcctTTTAGAGTCCCTATTTTGCGAGTATGTTTTCAGGATCTTGGAGAGAAGCAAATGAGACAGTTATTAATGTAGAAATTGCTGATCCTAACATCACATTGGATTGTAAATAACTTccattattcataaaaataatagatgCTCATTCgtttctaatttaaaatattttcagccCTTTTGACAGTCTTTGGTTCCTTTTATCAGGATGAAGTTAGTTTGGAACCAAAAGATGTGATATCAATTTTGGCTACTTCCACCTTATTCCAGTTGCAAGGGTTAATCGACCAATGCACAGACATCATGGTGGAAACAACAAATATAAAGACTGTTGTTCCTTATTATAATGCTGCTGTATCGTATGGTGTCCCAATGGTGAAAGCAGCAGCAAAACGGTGGTTAGAAGTTAATCTTTTGGGATATGGTTGGCTGCATCCGACTTTTTTAAAAGAGATCACGCCAGATTTAATGGCAGAGTTAATTGCTAGTCCCGACTTAATTgctatgcaaactgaattttgcATATATATGATGTTAAGAGTATGGTAAGTACAAAAATTCATCAATTTcccaaatacatttttttatgttaaaataagCTGTGTTTTAGGCTCTTTGTCCATGTGCACAATAAAGAAGAAACGCTTCAAATCGATGAATACTTTAGAAATCATAAATGGACGCAACCATTTCTTACAACAGAGGAAGGTCAAAAATTTGCGGCACCTTTCAAAGCACTAAGAATGAAATACCTTTTATTACATGACCAGGATGTTAAAATTTTGTACAGTGATAATTTAATACCACATGAATGGTTACACAATGCATACAAGGAACAATGGTTACATTTACTGAGAATAGACGCAAATAAAGATCAAGGGTAAGTTGAGAAATCTATACACTTTCTAAATGTATCCCTGATCTTAGGTCGATGGACATAGTAATGAGTGTCGAATATGTGCCTTCTTTTTTCTCCCCTTCCTTTTTACATCCAGCTTTGTGAGCAAAATAGTCACTATGAACAACCTACTCTCATACTTGTCGACCTACTTTAGGTACATATGGAAACTATTTTACAAGTAAAAGCGTGACAAAATAGTAATTGAGGAGGGAAGATGCTCTGATAatacttctttttttaatattgtagacCAAAACAGATGAGCGAAGAGGAATTTGCGCGTGAATGTTTTCGTTGTGGAAGATGTATAGAAAAAGTTGGCGAGCATATTTGGAGATGGACAGCATTTCATTTTGGGTTAAATTTGGTCGTATGTTTGGATAGCACCAGTTtgagaattaaaagaaatcacAGACTGGACACAGATCATATTAAAGCTAATCATAGCAAGCACAATATAATCCTAAAGTGAGTACACTTAAAAATTTATCTAAAGTGAGagtttatttcttaatacttatattataaatttaataaatgcgtGTTTAACAGAGTAAGTTTAATTTCATTGGATGAACAACGCCAAGAAAAACACATTCAGAGTTCTGGTATGCTTAGGTTATTACTTCATAAGAATGAAGAAGTAAGTAGCTTAATCGAGTTCTCTTTAATAtattagaatttcaataaaataaaatttatttattcttatagaAACAAGTGATGTCTTTGGATAAAGAACTTACTTATCCGTTGTATATATCGGTCAACATGCAAGTGGTGACACCGTTTGTATCTGCGGAAAAGGAGAAATCAGCCGATATAGCTATATTTTCAGATACTTAGCATTCTGAAAGATAGCTAAACCCCGACGAATGTACGCTTGTTTCAGATACTAATTCAGCTGTTTAACTACGAGTAAGCATTTATGAGTAATGTTCATTCTGGACAATTTCAGAATacactttatataaattttgttatttgacCCACATAACGTTTACATTATGAAGACAtcacttttttattaaaatgtctaTAAACTGGAGATCTAGTCGACTGAATACAATCGCGGCGTTAGTACGAAACAAATTTTGCTTGTTCTATCAGTACTTTTGGATAAGTGCAAATCTAGAGACTTATTTTTTATAACGTAAATTCGACTCATTCTATTAAtagaattacataaatattattttaaaaattgataacttACCGGTAATACATATGAAATATGAGATAAGGTAAGAAAAAAGTATCATATTTTGATGTTGAGCAAAAAGAGAGATCTATAAAGCAGTTTAATTTCTATCCAAACTCAGCTTTAGAAAACAAGTGTTATACGAAACACCGCAGTATTAAAgacatttattttcactgtcatttatgcatttaaatatttatagtgcAATGAAAATGCTGATAATCAATTACTTTGTGAATCTGCAACCGACAAATTTCATACTTTTGCATTAAAGAAGGATATATGTGATTATAAAAGTGAATTCATAGACACACTGATTGAGTGATTCTGTGTCTTCCGGCCAGCCATCGAAATGTCGACCTTCGTGCCTTGTGAATATTGATCGTAAAAGAACATGTAAGCAAGATCTTTTACCACTGAATAGCGTcagtttttatatggtatttttaattttcgaaacatttattatacgaTTACATTTTCAAACGAGTAACGCGCAAAACACGTTCCTTCGATTCCGCAGCCGATATATTCTATATGGTGCTATCATTcgataagtaaataatttttcgtttcaCTTACTAAATAGGAGCTATAGTATAAGAATTTACTCCACTTAGTGATTAAGTCTTTCTACATTTAATGAACGctcttaatttcaaattaacttCTTAATAGAGGTATATAATGCGTTATATATAACACCTGTCGTATTGTCATTTAGTTTTTACCTTTAGCATAGATTTTCATAATAGGTGTCTTCAGTAATGAATATATAGCACAGTAATGCTTTAACCTGTTTTTTTATATCTCAGAAAAGCTATAAAGAATAACTGATAGTAAGAAAGAATTTTGTAACATCGAAATTTGTAATGTTCTTAGAGatgaacattaatttaatacacGAAACAAATATTGTTTTAGTAAGGTAACTGTTAAAGCATTGAATTTTCGTTATCATTATCCAGAAACCTCGGATTATTTTCTACTGACACTTTAATGAATGTGCACTTTACATGCAAATGTATCATACGATAATCTACTTCTGTGATCTGGCGGGAAAAAATTGTAGACCAAGCACGAATAAATCAGCAAGGTTAAAGAACTTCAACATATTACTATGttaattccattaaataatAAGTTGAATAAACAGCTTTTTACATACtgaataaacaactaataattactaatatcttGGAGCTCGAGTTTAAATTTAtcccttttttaaattttattttgacttTGTTTTCAGTAACCATTTAACACTTTATTGACAGAATATTTTCTGTACATAGTGATCGATGtgtacagtttaatattaatatatcagaGAATACCTGACATATTTTGCTAATCAAACATAACATGTACACATGTCATACTGAAAAGTATGTCAAACCGATGGTGTAGGACGAATGGAATTATAATACTTCTCCATTTCTTCCCCTCCCCTCTCGCTCACtcactcccccccccccctgtctCTTTTACTTTTGTTCTTTCTTTCCGTCTCactctttcttcttctctcgCTCTCATTCGATATGCTTGAATAGGGGGCAGTGTGGCCAAGTAAGTTTTGTTTTATTGATGTGATTGTGGGCGAACGATATGTACGAAGCGAGTATCGGGAGAACTGAACTGCCGCGGACCTTGTGTACGAAATAGGAATTCCAATGGAACGGTTCCGTTACATTCCGCTGCCTATGATCCATTACGGGTACG of Nomia melanderi isolate GNS246 chromosome 5, iyNomMela1, whole genome shotgun sequence contains these proteins:
- the LOC116430894 gene encoding fidgetin-like protein 1 isoform X2, with the protein product MAACLLRRGLESYQTLMENKNGINNYWKQFKVQAPKISNNPQKWKSGLNDIQTALDCVKPLPCQNDNTMLCNGRIFNDRHIEIIVNTWKNKEFLVRNRKVSAPTKFNLSSSMNVDNRSRLDDNSQYDVERTSFSSSNSAEENNATQVTYKRQESKSCSINQEVQNFAPHQRSKFELKTQSKFVRENTYNASKNNYEQPGTYKNNVKSKSHAFVRNDKKDSEVCKSKVNCFKTARDELTVQQMKANKPGQKKTLGGKATVNSQFVCPFKKEKEKAMQSHDNMYNNDAETMEVEDERLKNIEPKMIELIRNEIMDSKTTISWDDIAGLQYAKKIIKEVVVYPMLRPDIFTGLRRPPKGILLFGPPGTGKTLIGKCIASQSKSTFFSISASSLTSKWIGEGEKMVRALFAVARVYQPSVIFVDEIDSLLTQRSETEHESSRRLKTEFLVQLDGAATADEDRILIVGATNRPHELDEAARRRLVKRLYVPLPEFQARKQIINNLLITVPHNLTEEEVNDVAEQSKGYSGADMSNLCKEASMGPIRSIPFSQLENIRKEDVRQITVDDFKEALIYVRPSVSESSLTAYVEWDAIYGSGTAQNYKV
- the gcl gene encoding germ cell-less, which produces MGSYASRIASMSNNAVHSMYRGRKRKCIEEDDFDSESDYIDRTLQTPKKRKLLTTAQYIYKTLFQEEKGSDITVLMLGKAWRLHKVYISQSPYFASMFSGSWREANETVINVEIADPNITLDSLLTVFGSFYQDEVSLEPKDVISILATSTLFQLQGLIDQCTDIMVETTNIKTVVPYYNAAVSYGVPMVKAAAKRWLEVNLLGYGWLHPTFLKEITPDLMAELIASPDLIAMQTEFCIYMMLRVWLFVHVHNKEETLQIDEYFRNHKWTQPFLTTEEGQKFAAPFKALRMKYLLLHDQDVKILYSDNLIPHEWLHNAYKEQWLHLLRIDANKDQGPKQMSEEEFARECFRCGRCIEKVGEHIWRWTAFHFGLNLVVCLDSTSLRIKRNHRLDTDHIKANHSKHNIILKVSLISLDEQRQEKHIQSSGMLRLLLHKNEEKQVMSLDKELTYPLYISVNMQVVTPFVSAEKEKSADIAIFSDT
- the LOC116430894 gene encoding fidgetin-like protein 1 isoform X1, producing the protein MATAEAVVSKEKSNFLAAYHILKFSQTDKDDTEVADLERRCLATKYLTAKQFESEDMAACLLRRGLESYQTLMENKNGINNYWKQFKVQAPKISNNPQKWKSGLNDIQTALDCVKPLPCQNDNTMLCNGRIFNDRHIEIIVNTWKNKEFLVRNRKVSAPTKFNLSSSMNVDNRSRLDDNSQYDVERTSFSSSNSAEENNATQVTYKRQESKSCSINQEVQNFAPHQRSKFELKTQSKFVRENTYNASKNNYEQPGTYKNNVKSKSHAFVRNDKKDSEVCKSKVNCFKTARDELTVQQMKANKPGQKKTLGGKATVNSQFVCPFKKEKEKAMQSHDNMYNNDAETMEVEDERLKNIEPKMIELIRNEIMDSKTTISWDDIAGLQYAKKIIKEVVVYPMLRPDIFTGLRRPPKGILLFGPPGTGKTLIGKCIASQSKSTFFSISASSLTSKWIGEGEKMVRALFAVARVYQPSVIFVDEIDSLLTQRSETEHESSRRLKTEFLVQLDGAATADEDRILIVGATNRPHELDEAARRRLVKRLYVPLPEFQARKQIINNLLITVPHNLTEEEVNDVAEQSKGYSGADMSNLCKEASMGPIRSIPFSQLENIRKEDVRQITVDDFKEALIYVRPSVSESSLTAYVEWDAIYGSGTAQNYKV